One window of the Methanomassiliicoccaceae archaeon DOK genome contains the following:
- a CDS encoding AAA family ATPase, translating into MTEKRPVETWDDFASMSSTDEILIPSDPLDRVLGQEEAIELAKIAARQRRHLLLVGPPGTGKSMIARALSMNLPQPKQEIRVIKNPENPERPFLEVLDAEEVEREENIRAESVGVLLKPEEAPANVAEHLGYRCKSCGKYSQPTDLTCPHCNQSKLDGVKRSNPFQDLLGGMLEVALPEATAGKEKVHTTRTRDGVEEVVIFERAGDMIRMLDQKAIDKRSELTRTSNEKVLVKLRRDPFVLATGASETELLGDVRHDPYGGHEKLGTPAYERIVAGSIHEAHEGVLFIDEISHLGDLQRYILTAMQDKVFPIVGRNPQSAGASVKVDDVPCDFILVAACNIQDLENILSPLRSRIIGGGYEVLVDIAMPDTPHNRAKYAQFVAQEVNLDGHIPHATVEAVELIIQEGKARAKADNQNNALTLRLRELGGLIRAAGDIAVMEESPLITGDHIRRALRRSRSVEEQIRERYGSYNKGLSKDVTSAQKERSSYYFQTEHLDDTMFN; encoded by the coding sequence ATGACGGAGAAGAGACCCGTTGAGACCTGGGACGACTTCGCGTCGATGTCGTCCACCGACGAGATCCTGATCCCCTCCGACCCCCTGGACCGCGTCCTGGGGCAGGAGGAGGCCATCGAGCTCGCCAAGATCGCAGCCAGGCAGCGCAGGCATCTCCTGCTCGTCGGTCCCCCCGGGACCGGCAAGTCGATGATCGCCAGGGCGCTCTCCATGAACCTCCCCCAGCCGAAGCAGGAGATCAGGGTCATCAAGAACCCCGAGAACCCTGAGAGGCCCTTCCTCGAGGTCCTCGATGCCGAGGAGGTCGAGAGGGAGGAGAACATCCGCGCCGAGTCCGTCGGCGTGCTCCTGAAGCCCGAGGAGGCTCCCGCCAACGTCGCAGAGCATCTGGGATACAGGTGCAAGTCATGCGGCAAGTACTCGCAGCCCACCGACCTCACATGCCCCCACTGCAACCAGAGCAAGCTCGACGGCGTCAAGCGCAGCAACCCTTTCCAGGACCTCCTGGGAGGGATGCTGGAGGTCGCGCTCCCCGAGGCGACCGCAGGCAAGGAGAAGGTCCACACCACCCGCACCCGCGACGGTGTCGAGGAGGTCGTGATCTTCGAGAGGGCCGGCGACATGATCCGCATGCTGGACCAGAAGGCCATCGACAAGAGGTCCGAGCTCACCAGGACCAGCAACGAGAAGGTGCTGGTCAAGCTCCGCAGGGACCCCTTCGTCCTAGCCACCGGCGCCTCCGAGACGGAGCTGCTGGGCGATGTCAGGCACGATCCCTACGGCGGCCATGAGAAGCTCGGTACCCCCGCGTACGAGAGGATCGTCGCCGGATCCATCCACGAGGCCCACGAGGGAGTCCTGTTCATAGACGAGATCTCCCATCTCGGAGACCTCCAGAGGTACATCCTCACCGCCATGCAGGACAAGGTCTTCCCCATCGTCGGGAGGAACCCCCAGTCCGCCGGCGCCAGCGTCAAGGTGGACGACGTGCCCTGCGACTTCATCCTGGTCGCCGCGTGCAACATCCAGGACCTGGAGAACATCCTGTCCCCGCTGAGGTCCAGGATCATCGGAGGAGGCTACGAGGTGCTCGTCGACATCGCGATGCCCGACACCCCCCACAACCGCGCCAAGTACGCCCAGTTCGTGGCCCAGGAGGTCAACCTCGACGGCCACATCCCCCACGCCACGGTCGAGGCCGTGGAGCTCATAATCCAGGAGGGGAAGGCGAGGGCCAAGGCCGACAACCAGAACAACGCCCTGACGCTCAGGCTCAGGGAGCTGGGCGGACTCATCCGCGCCGCCGGGGACATCGCCGTCATGGAGGAGTCCCCGCTGATCACCGGCGACCACATCCGCAGGGCGCTCAGGAGGTCCAGGAGCGTGGAGGAGCAGATCCGCGAGAGGTACGGCTCCTACAACAAGGGTCTCTCCAAGGACGTCACATCCGCCCAGAAGGAGAGGTCCTCCTACTACTTCCAGACCGAGCATCTCGACGACACGATGTTCAACTAA
- a CDS encoding DNA repair exonuclease, producing the protein MGAHFRFVHCADLHLGSRFKGVSVRDPAMGERMTESVFESFGRIVDLARSEKADFMVIAGDAFDESTITPATRHRFASELGRLGIPCFIARGNHDPHTSWESSIPYPDNVHEFGTEPEYIELEGLDGVEIVGASFADWHEERNLPSMVRGSPDRFTVACMHCDVDTVGAQYDYSPCRLSDMLGRGVDYWAIGHIHKRAVLSEDPYVVYPGNIQGRKISESGEKGCYLVTVDDGRVSELRFVPTQGIVWRDLEVDITGKTMEGVIAELRGTVREGDIVRVTFRGSGDLDAMLRLHSSENAEYLSKVLGCTVCDLVAETTPDIDMDARAGGSDMTAKAIAAGRGLAASGREAILSVIMANTIAARHRDYFESLSDESLAELAEEATGFLVARLEGSR; encoded by the coding sequence ATGGGTGCACACTTCAGATTTGTCCATTGCGCGGACCTCCACCTGGGGAGCAGGTTCAAGGGGGTTTCCGTCCGCGACCCGGCCATGGGCGAGAGGATGACGGAGTCCGTCTTCGAGTCCTTCGGCCGCATCGTCGACCTGGCCAGGTCGGAGAAGGCGGACTTCATGGTGATAGCCGGGGACGCCTTCGACGAGTCCACGATTACCCCTGCAACGAGGCACAGGTTCGCATCGGAGCTGGGACGCCTGGGCATCCCCTGCTTCATCGCCCGCGGCAACCACGATCCGCACACCTCGTGGGAGTCCAGCATACCGTACCCCGACAACGTCCACGAGTTCGGGACCGAGCCGGAGTACATCGAGCTCGAGGGGCTCGACGGAGTGGAGATCGTGGGAGCCAGCTTCGCCGACTGGCACGAGGAGAGGAACCTCCCGTCCATGGTCAGGGGCTCCCCCGACAGGTTCACGGTCGCGTGCATGCACTGCGACGTGGACACTGTGGGGGCGCAGTACGACTACTCCCCGTGCAGGCTGAGCGACATGCTCGGGAGGGGGGTCGACTACTGGGCCATCGGTCACATCCACAAGCGGGCGGTGCTCTCGGAGGACCCCTATGTGGTGTATCCCGGCAACATCCAGGGCAGGAAGATCTCGGAATCGGGCGAGAAGGGATGCTATCTGGTCACCGTCGACGACGGCCGGGTGTCCGAGCTCCGCTTCGTCCCGACGCAGGGGATCGTGTGGCGCGACCTCGAGGTGGACATCACCGGGAAGACCATGGAAGGGGTCATAGCGGAGCTCCGTGGCACGGTCCGCGAGGGAGACATAGTCCGCGTGACGTTCAGAGGGTCCGGAGACCTCGACGCGATGCTGAGGCTCCACTCATCGGAGAACGCGGAGTACCTGTCGAAGGTCCTGGGCTGCACGGTCTGCGACCTGGTGGCCGAGACCACCCCGGACATAGACATGGATGCTCGTGCGGGCGGTTCCGACATGACGGCCAAGGCCATAGCGGCAGGGAGGGGGCTCGCAGCGTCAGGCCGCGAGGCCATCCTCTCGGTGATAATGGCCAACACGATCGCCGCCAGGCACCGCGACTACTTCGAGTCCCTGTCGGACGAGAGTCTGGCGGAGCTGGCCGAGGAGGCGACAGGGTTCCTGGTCGCCAGGCTGGAGGGGTCCAGATGA
- a CDS encoding DNA primase, translated as MNIDPNTTKYMVKAKINADGIVEKPDVVGAIFGQTEGLLGDELDLRDLQKSGRIGRIEVEVTSKGGKSEGIIYMSSSLDQVETVILASALETVDRVGPCKASIHVLGIEDVRVTKREKVVERAKELLNELIRQSKGSSFDLTDSVRQSVQVEEITTYGKDRCPAGPNVKDSEAIIIVEGRSDVLNLLKAGIKNAIAVEGTNIPKTVQELSRERVATAFVDGDRGGELILRELFQVAEVDFVARAPRAHEVEELTAKQIIKCLRNKVPGDQYMEMNGLVTEQRSLEEIEEEEDREEKHERRERRKERDEEHRERRKEREERREREPKKERFNSEAIDKYRKKPVETPAEEPEEKQAEPADVIEMPAAERSLAVKGETHLMVREEPVETPAEEIEAPAEESEEKPKKSKEEKPKRETKTRSLRGKRSSDKVLTPEQQEFRDMLLDLSTTHNAKVLGEGNNLIREVAVKSLVNSLKEDSENVVAIVFDGVISQRILDVSADKGITTIVGTRKGNITKMPADITIWTKEDLY; from the coding sequence ATGAATATAGATCCAAACACAACGAAGTACATGGTTAAAGCGAAGATCAACGCCGACGGAATCGTCGAGAAGCCCGATGTGGTCGGCGCCATCTTCGGTCAGACCGAGGGTCTGCTCGGCGACGAACTCGATCTCAGGGACCTGCAGAAATCCGGCAGGATCGGCAGGATCGAGGTCGAGGTCACATCCAAAGGCGGGAAATCCGAGGGTATCATCTACATGTCCTCCAGCCTGGACCAGGTGGAGACCGTCATCCTCGCCTCCGCGCTGGAGACCGTCGACCGTGTCGGACCCTGCAAGGCCTCCATCCACGTCCTGGGGATCGAGGACGTCCGCGTGACCAAGAGGGAGAAGGTCGTCGAGCGTGCCAAGGAACTTCTCAACGAGCTCATCAGGCAGTCCAAGGGATCCAGCTTCGACCTCACCGACAGCGTCAGGCAGAGCGTCCAGGTCGAGGAGATCACCACCTACGGAAAGGACAGGTGTCCCGCCGGACCCAACGTCAAGGACTCCGAGGCCATCATCATCGTCGAGGGCAGGTCCGATGTCCTCAACCTCCTCAAAGCCGGCATCAAGAACGCCATCGCCGTCGAGGGCACGAACATCCCCAAGACCGTCCAGGAGCTCTCCCGCGAGAGGGTCGCCACGGCATTCGTCGACGGTGACAGGGGAGGGGAGCTCATCCTCAGGGAGCTCTTCCAGGTCGCCGAGGTCGACTTCGTCGCCCGCGCGCCCCGCGCCCACGAGGTGGAGGAGCTCACCGCCAAGCAGATCATCAAATGCCTCAGGAACAAGGTCCCCGGCGACCAGTACATGGAGATGAACGGTCTGGTCACCGAGCAGAGGAGCCTCGAGGAGATCGAGGAGGAAGAGGACCGCGAGGAGAAGCACGAGCGCCGCGAGCGCAGGAAGGAGCGCGACGAGGAGCACAGGGAGCGCAGGAAGGAGCGCGAGGAGAGGCGCGAGAGGGAGCCCAAGAAGGAGCGCTTCAACAGCGAGGCCATCGACAAGTACAGGAAGAAGCCCGTCGAGACGCCCGCCGAGGAGCCCGAGGAGAAGCAGGCCGAGCCCGCCGACGTCATCGAGATGCCGGCTGCCGAGAGGTCCCTCGCCGTCAAGGGCGAGACCCACCTGATGGTCCGCGAGGAGCCCGTCGAGACTCCCGCCGAGGAGATCGAGGCCCCTGCCGAGGAGTCCGAGGAGAAGCCCAAGAAGTCCAAGGAGGAGAAGCCCAAGAGGGAGACCAAGACCAGGTCCCTCCGCGGGAAGAGGTCCAGCGACAAGGTCCTCACCCCCGAGCAGCAGGAGTTCCGCGACATGCTCCTCGACCTGTCCACCACGCACAACGCCAAGGTCCTCGGTGAGGGCAACAACCTGATCCGCGAGGTCGCCGTCAAGAGCCTCGTCAACTCCCTGAAGGAGGACTCCGAGAACGTCGTCGCCATCGTGTTCGACGGCGTCATCTCCCAGAGGATCCTCGACGTCTCCGCCGACAAGGGCATCACGACCATCGTCGGCACGAGGAAGGGCAACATCACCAAGATGCCCGCCGACATCACGATCTGGACCAAGGAAGACCTCTACTGA
- a CDS encoding AAA family ATPase, with product MRIRGIGIRSFGSLRDRSYAVSDGMTVFHGPNESGKTTTMEFIRTVLVPSSKRNQYPEREKTDSGTLTYEQDGETRTVRLVQKSVEGERPALPTGTDDPQLFRSVFAMTSRDLDDEKVLTEGGIRTSFLTVPGGESMPAARDAATERWEASLGRRSNSRSRAISLESEMSDLDREIAQARSVADQYGELDARRRELISRLNGLESESKRSVEAKRIHDVYESNRGNYERLESLKSQREALGGFVPVTDADRAEFERLKSESVQTQSALQSLTERRGREEADLMGADRRRVSAHAKAIEGLPGRLQVYRDDSKRLRELQDADRRIVVEPQPRPKQGRGSGGLGLVAVGAVLAVLGVIAALAVEPMALALTVVGAVIIALGMRRPATVEQPMQTVREPGKSAEAEGVRSRMSSFEDDVMSIMDDLGVDSFGVEDDVSFLLRARDAAVALGKTDNEIMRARMDQGAAGNRLLSFTQRYAGEEGFRVSQEKTARAAAIDREIAVLRDAITKAGLDPDVPECPVPYEGDTVTGEIGEARQEIGALEERMKAILDTRELERMMDRRAQLESEMHRVLDDGAVGLLASAIADAACDEIYSKVQPGVISTADRYLSMMTDGRYRIDTDPRLKELSVRSGDEVKPIGAWSSGLRAQVLLSVKLAVAKEMGGGEVPVVLDDVLLPFDSERKAGACRALSEMSSEMQILLFTCDRETVDICSSMPGVSLVRMTEA from the coding sequence ATGAGGATACGCGGCATCGGGATCCGCTCCTTCGGCTCCCTGCGCGACAGGAGCTATGCGGTCTCCGACGGGATGACCGTCTTTCACGGCCCCAACGAGAGCGGGAAGACCACGACCATGGAGTTCATACGCACCGTCCTCGTCCCGTCGAGCAAGAGGAACCAGTACCCGGAGAGGGAGAAGACGGACTCCGGGACGCTGACCTACGAGCAGGACGGGGAGACGAGGACGGTCAGACTGGTACAGAAGTCCGTGGAGGGCGAGAGGCCCGCACTCCCTACGGGGACCGACGACCCGCAGCTGTTCAGGAGCGTGTTCGCCATGACATCCAGGGACCTGGACGACGAGAAGGTCCTCACCGAGGGAGGTATCAGGACCAGTTTCCTGACCGTCCCCGGCGGGGAGTCGATGCCCGCCGCCAGGGACGCGGCGACGGAGAGGTGGGAGGCCAGCCTCGGCAGGAGGTCAAACTCCCGCAGCAGGGCCATATCCCTCGAGTCCGAGATGTCCGATCTGGACCGCGAGATAGCCCAGGCCAGGTCGGTGGCCGACCAGTACGGGGAGCTGGACGCACGGAGGAGGGAGCTGATCTCCAGGCTGAATGGTCTGGAATCCGAGTCGAAGAGGTCCGTGGAGGCGAAGAGGATCCACGACGTGTACGAGTCCAACAGGGGGAACTACGAGAGGCTGGAGTCCCTGAAGTCACAGAGGGAGGCCCTGGGAGGGTTCGTCCCCGTCACCGATGCGGACCGCGCAGAGTTCGAGAGGCTGAAGTCGGAGTCCGTCCAGACGCAGTCCGCCCTCCAGTCACTTACAGAGAGGAGGGGGCGCGAGGAGGCCGACCTCATGGGCGCGGACAGGCGCAGGGTCTCCGCTCACGCCAAGGCCATCGAGGGTCTGCCCGGCAGGCTGCAGGTCTACAGGGACGACTCGAAGAGGCTGCGCGAACTCCAGGACGCCGACAGGCGCATCGTCGTCGAACCGCAGCCCCGGCCGAAGCAGGGCAGGGGCTCCGGGGGACTCGGCCTAGTCGCCGTCGGTGCAGTGCTGGCCGTCCTGGGAGTCATTGCCGCGCTGGCGGTCGAGCCGATGGCCCTGGCCCTGACAGTCGTCGGTGCGGTCATCATCGCCCTGGGGATGAGGAGGCCCGCGACTGTGGAGCAGCCCATGCAGACGGTCAGGGAACCCGGGAAATCAGCAGAGGCGGAGGGCGTCAGGAGCCGCATGTCGTCGTTCGAGGACGACGTGATGTCGATCATGGACGATCTGGGTGTGGATTCGTTCGGCGTCGAGGACGACGTCTCGTTCCTCCTCAGGGCCAGGGACGCGGCGGTCGCCCTCGGCAAGACCGACAACGAGATCATGAGGGCGAGGATGGACCAGGGGGCCGCCGGCAACAGGCTCCTGTCCTTCACGCAGAGGTACGCTGGCGAGGAGGGGTTCAGGGTCAGTCAGGAGAAGACCGCCCGCGCCGCCGCCATCGACCGCGAGATCGCCGTCCTCCGGGACGCGATAACCAAGGCCGGACTGGACCCCGACGTCCCCGAGTGCCCCGTCCCGTACGAGGGCGACACCGTCACCGGCGAGATCGGCGAGGCCCGTCAGGAGATCGGAGCGCTGGAGGAGAGGATGAAGGCGATTCTCGACACCAGGGAGCTGGAGAGGATGATGGACCGCAGGGCCCAGCTGGAGTCCGAGATGCACCGCGTCCTCGATGACGGTGCCGTCGGCCTGCTGGCATCCGCCATCGCCGACGCAGCATGCGACGAGATATACTCGAAGGTCCAGCCCGGAGTGATCTCCACCGCGGACAGGTACCTGTCCATGATGACCGACGGCAGGTACAGGATAGACACCGACCCCCGCCTGAAGGAGCTGTCAGTGCGCTCAGGCGACGAGGTCAAGCCGATCGGCGCCTGGAGTTCCGGGCTCAGGGCCCAGGTCCTCCTCTCCGTGAAGCTCGCCGTGGCGAAGGAGATGGGCGGTGGCGAGGTCCCCGTGGTGCTGGACGACGTGCTCCTCCCGTTCGACTCTGAGAGGAAGGCGGGCGCATGCAGGGCGCTGTCGGAGATGTCCTCGGAGATGCAGATCCTGCTCTTCACCTGCGACAGGGAGACGGTCGACATCTGCTCCTCGATGCCGGGTGTGAGCCTCGTGCGGATGACGGAGGCCTGA
- a CDS encoding cobyric acid synthase — protein sequence MDCIKKKVNEELKAGWIGPNLKCDYHPSHFSGQDCTFCYCPFYPCEDTDLGDFIVGRHGQKIWNCSDCLFIHRTPVVKFVLSEIERLGITEAGDPRFADILVSAKERFFRTGRALMVVGATSDAGKSVTVAALCRILHRRGLLVAPFKSQNMSLNSKVTRSGSEIAMIQTLQATAAGLKNPDAHMNPILLKPKGDTVSQVMVLGQPYGDYNVTDYYGEFVPGPGREIVRENIEFLKKRYDVVLMEGAGSPAEINIYDRDIVNMGAAVIADADVILVVNVEWGGSFAYALGTIELIPEEDRKRIKGVIFNNLRGKPDGFKTAIPEFERISGVPVIGVVPHADVTLPSEDSEALRGVRGKGEGKCVVGVVRFPRIANFTDLDPLFLEDVSVRFVEKAADLDGVDAVVLPGTKNTINDLKWMDERGISDRIRSLRGRVPIVGICGGYQMMGAVLDDSQGIEGGVPGTVMEGLGLFGNRTEFGEYSKRIVNNTAEMLVGDGGEVTGYELHMGTTEVTERPLFEITNKFTKDRQLEGSVREDEMLFGTYFHGVFDRMPFRRYFLSFVSHDGERVDTSDTRDYDDIVEENIDRLADVFEENIDMDALMRILGVTE from the coding sequence ATGGACTGCATCAAGAAGAAGGTGAACGAGGAGCTGAAGGCCGGATGGATCGGGCCGAACCTCAAATGCGACTACCATCCCAGCCACTTCTCGGGACAGGACTGCACGTTCTGCTACTGCCCGTTCTACCCATGCGAGGACACCGACCTGGGGGATTTCATCGTCGGAAGGCACGGTCAGAAGATCTGGAACTGCTCCGACTGCCTTTTCATCCACCGCACGCCCGTGGTCAAGTTCGTGCTCTCCGAGATCGAGCGTCTTGGCATCACCGAGGCGGGGGACCCGCGTTTCGCTGACATACTGGTTTCCGCGAAGGAGAGGTTCTTCCGTACCGGCAGGGCGCTGATGGTCGTGGGCGCGACCTCCGATGCCGGCAAGTCCGTCACCGTGGCGGCGCTTTGCAGGATCCTCCACAGGAGAGGGCTTCTGGTGGCCCCCTTCAAGAGCCAGAATATGAGCCTGAACTCCAAGGTCACCCGCTCTGGTTCCGAGATTGCGATGATCCAGACTCTCCAGGCGACCGCGGCGGGGCTCAAGAACCCGGACGCGCACATGAACCCGATCCTCCTGAAACCAAAGGGCGACACGGTGTCCCAGGTCATGGTCCTCGGCCAGCCGTACGGCGACTACAACGTGACCGACTACTACGGCGAGTTCGTGCCAGGGCCAGGAAGGGAGATCGTCCGTGAGAACATCGAGTTCCTGAAGAAGAGGTACGACGTGGTGCTGATGGAGGGTGCTGGATCCCCCGCGGAGATCAACATCTATGACAGGGACATAGTCAACATGGGCGCCGCGGTGATCGCGGACGCTGACGTCATCCTCGTCGTCAACGTGGAGTGGGGCGGGTCCTTCGCCTACGCCCTGGGCACCATAGAGCTCATCCCCGAAGAGGACAGGAAGCGCATCAAGGGCGTCATATTCAACAACCTGCGCGGAAAGCCGGACGGGTTCAAGACCGCCATCCCCGAGTTCGAGAGGATCTCCGGCGTCCCCGTGATAGGGGTCGTGCCGCATGCCGACGTCACCCTGCCCTCCGAGGACTCGGAGGCGCTGAGGGGCGTCCGCGGGAAGGGCGAGGGCAAGTGCGTGGTCGGCGTCGTCAGGTTCCCGAGGATCGCCAACTTCACAGACCTGGACCCGCTGTTCCTGGAGGACGTGTCCGTCAGGTTCGTCGAGAAGGCAGCCGACCTGGACGGCGTCGACGCCGTGGTCCTCCCGGGCACCAAGAACACGATCAACGACCTGAAGTGGATGGACGAGAGGGGGATATCCGACAGGATAAGGTCGCTCCGCGGCAGGGTCCCCATAGTCGGCATCTGCGGAGGGTATCAGATGATGGGTGCCGTCCTGGACGACTCCCAGGGCATCGAGGGCGGCGTCCCCGGCACCGTCATGGAGGGACTCGGGCTCTTCGGGAACAGGACCGAGTTCGGGGAGTACTCCAAGCGCATAGTCAATAACACCGCTGAGATGCTGGTCGGCGACGGAGGGGAGGTGACCGGGTACGAGCTCCACATGGGGACCACGGAGGTCACGGAGAGGCCCCTCTTCGAGATCACCAACAAGTTCACCAAGGACAGGCAGCTGGAGGGATCCGTCCGCGAGGACGAGATGCTTTTCGGCACCTACTTCCACGGCGTCTTCGACAGGATGCCGTTCAGGAGGTACTTCCTCTCCTTCGTCTCCCACGACGGGGAGAGGGTGGACACCTCGGACACCAGGGACTACGACGACATAGTCGAGGAGAACATCGACAGACTGGCGGACGTCTTCGAGGAGAACATCGACATGGACGCGCTCATGCGCATCCTGGGGGTGACGGAATGA
- a CDS encoding heavy-metal-associated domain-containing protein: MKAVFKLEGLDCANCAAKIENDVQKIPGVQEASVAFMTQKMTIVAEEDRMDTIVEEATRIAKKVEGDVKVVRLK; this comes from the coding sequence ATGAAAGCGGTATTCAAGCTCGAAGGGTTGGACTGCGCCAACTGCGCAGCGAAGATTGAGAACGATGTGCAGAAGATCCCTGGCGTCCAGGAGGCCAGCGTGGCGTTCATGACGCAGAAGATGACCATAGTCGCCGAGGAAGACAGGATGGACACCATCGTCGAAGAGGCCACCCGCATCGCGAAGAAGGTCGAGGGCGACGTCAAGGTTGTAAGACTCAAGTGA
- the cadA gene encoding cadmium-translocating P-type ATPase, with the protein MAVGGALFAVGLALHYILDADAIVQLAVLLPAYLIVGYDVLLKAARNISHGQVFDENFLMTVATLGAFLISALPGVTEVMFPEAVAVMLFFQIGEWFERRAVGKTRKSISDLMNIQPEVAHVLRDGSMETVDPEEVSVGDRIVVLPGEKIPLDGRVVDGTSTLDTRALTGESMPRDVFPGADVVSGTINISSKLTVEVQKEYEDSTAAKVLELVEESVSRKAPTEKFITRFARYYTPAVVGAALVIAVVPGLALGDWVTWVYRALTFLVVSCPCALVISVPLSYFCGIGAASKLGILVKGGNYLEALSKADTVVFDKTGTLTEGRFEVSRVHSLEMADEELLRTAAQAESVSNHPISKSILRTQVGGFSVSEVETAEEIPGKGVRAVIHGRTVHVGNQRLMNDVGAEYCTEEVAGTNVHVAVDGRYMGHIVVSDVVKADAEEAISALKAAGVRRTVMLSGDSARICTDVGTRLGIDDIRYELLPADKTDALERTMADCPRGSTVVYVGDGINDAPSLAMADVGIAMGGLGSDAAIEAADIVIMDDAPSKVPTCIGLSKRVNRIVVQNIVFALGVKFVLLALTLFGYTNMWVAVFGDVGVSIIAILNAMRCMNVSRYQPKEEAPAGVPSEA; encoded by the coding sequence ATGGCGGTCGGGGGTGCGCTTTTCGCCGTCGGACTCGCGCTGCATTACATATTGGACGCGGACGCAATCGTCCAGCTGGCCGTCCTCCTGCCCGCATACCTCATCGTCGGGTACGACGTCCTCCTCAAGGCCGCTCGCAACATCAGCCACGGTCAGGTGTTCGACGAGAACTTCCTCATGACCGTCGCCACTCTCGGTGCGTTCCTCATATCGGCCCTGCCTGGCGTCACCGAGGTCATGTTCCCCGAGGCCGTCGCCGTGATGCTGTTCTTCCAGATCGGGGAGTGGTTCGAGAGGCGCGCGGTGGGCAAGACCCGCAAGTCCATCTCCGATCTCATGAACATCCAGCCAGAGGTCGCTCATGTCCTCAGGGACGGTTCGATGGAGACCGTGGACCCCGAGGAGGTCTCCGTAGGGGACAGGATCGTCGTCCTGCCAGGTGAGAAGATCCCTCTGGACGGCAGGGTCGTCGATGGGACATCGACCCTGGACACACGCGCACTGACAGGCGAGTCCATGCCACGCGACGTGTTCCCGGGCGCCGATGTCGTTTCAGGGACAATCAACATCTCATCCAAACTGACCGTGGAGGTCCAGAAGGAGTACGAGGACTCCACAGCCGCCAAGGTGCTGGAGCTCGTGGAGGAGTCGGTGTCCAGGAAGGCCCCCACCGAGAAGTTCATCACCAGGTTCGCGAGGTACTACACGCCTGCTGTCGTCGGTGCGGCGCTGGTCATAGCCGTCGTCCCCGGCCTGGCGCTCGGCGACTGGGTGACATGGGTCTACAGGGCGCTCACGTTCCTTGTCGTCTCCTGTCCCTGCGCCCTCGTCATCTCAGTGCCCCTCAGCTACTTCTGCGGCATCGGCGCCGCGTCGAAGCTGGGCATCCTCGTCAAGGGCGGCAACTACCTCGAGGCGCTATCCAAGGCGGACACGGTCGTGTTCGACAAGACCGGAACCCTCACCGAGGGCAGGTTCGAGGTCTCCAGGGTCCACTCCCTGGAGATGGCGGACGAGGAGCTCCTGAGGACGGCCGCACAGGCCGAGTCCGTGTCCAACCACCCCATATCCAAGTCGATCCTCCGCACCCAGGTCGGTGGATTCAGCGTCTCGGAGGTCGAGACCGCCGAGGAGATCCCCGGCAAGGGCGTCAGGGCCGTCATCCACGGCAGGACGGTCCATGTCGGCAACCAAAGACTGATGAACGACGTCGGCGCGGAGTACTGCACCGAGGAGGTCGCCGGAACCAACGTCCACGTCGCGGTCGACGGCCGCTACATGGGCCACATCGTCGTCTCCGACGTCGTCAAGGCCGACGCGGAGGAGGCAATCTCGGCGCTGAAAGCGGCGGGGGTCAGGAGGACGGTCATGCTCTCCGGCGACTCGGCGAGGATCTGCACCGACGTGGGAACCAGGCTCGGGATAGACGACATCCGCTACGAGCTCCTGCCCGCAGACAAGACCGACGCGCTGGAGAGGACGATGGCGGACTGCCCCCGCGGATCCACCGTGGTCTACGTGGGTGACGGGATCAACGACGCCCCCTCCCTCGCGATGGCGGACGTCGGCATCGCCATGGGCGGACTGGGGTCGGATGCTGCGATAGAGGCGGCAGACATCGTGATCATGGACGACGCCCCGTCGAAGGTGCCCACCTGCATAGGGCTGTCGAAGAGGGTCAACCGCATCGTGGTCCAGAACATCGTCTTCGCACTGGGCGTGAAGTTCGTACTCCTGGCCCTGACCCTGTTCGGCTACACCAACATGTGGGTCGCCGTCTTCGGTGACGTCGGCGTGTCCATAATCGCCATCCTGAACGCCATGAGATGCATGAACGTCTCGAGGTACCAGCCGAAGGAGGAAGCCCCCGCAGGCGTCCCCTCGGAGGCCTGA
- a CDS encoding GNAT family N-acetyltransferase, with translation MFAVINLNLDEYFAPESIWFFLNQWPEGQFVAESVTGGIVGALCGARLDMGRATVSLLAVDSSVRGHGAGTSLLSALRRVCVMEGIGTIQLEVRTGNAQAIEFYKRHGFVITESLPHYYNDGGDGYRMVSATYGGGISPS, from the coding sequence ATCTTCGCCGTCATAAACCTCAACCTCGACGAGTACTTCGCCCCCGAGAGCATCTGGTTCTTCCTGAACCAGTGGCCAGAGGGGCAGTTCGTCGCTGAATCGGTCACCGGCGGCATAGTCGGGGCGCTTTGCGGCGCCAGGCTGGACATGGGCCGTGCGACCGTCTCCCTGCTCGCCGTGGACTCCTCCGTCAGGGGACACGGCGCGGGGACATCCCTCCTGAGCGCTCTCAGGCGCGTCTGCGTGATGGAGGGCATCGGGACCATCCAGCTGGAGGTCAGGACCGGGAACGCGCAGGCGATAGAGTTCTACAAGCGCCACGGGTTCGTCATCACCGAGAGCCTGCCGCACTACTACAACGACGGCGGCGACGGCTACCGCATGGTCTCCGCCACCTACGGCGGCGGCATCAGTCCTTCTTGA